In one Polaribacter sp. ALD11 genomic region, the following are encoded:
- a CDS encoding DUF2911 domain-containing protein: MKKSILAIAIFAITLISSTDTFAQKWKKLDVSPMDASTFPDNWRESNKVLKVVYGRPQLKGRDLDKLAPIDKVWRTGANEAAEITFYKDVVFGGKEVKAGSYSLFTIPVAEGDWTVILSTAKNVWGHYTYKQEEDVVRVSGVVSNSDESIEAFSMMFDEDMTLKMGWANTVVSVPISAETSED, encoded by the coding sequence ATGAAAAAATCAATCTTAGCGATTGCAATTTTTGCAATTACATTAATTAGCTCAACAGATACCTTTGCTCAGAAATGGAAAAAATTAGACGTAAGTCCTATGGATGCTTCTACATTTCCAGACAATTGGAGAGAATCTAACAAAGTATTAAAAGTAGTTTATGGTAGACCTCAATTAAAAGGAAGAGATCTTGATAAATTAGCGCCAATAGATAAGGTTTGGAGAACAGGTGCAAATGAAGCTGCAGAAATTACATTTTACAAAGATGTAGTTTTCGGAGGAAAAGAAGTGAAAGCAGGAAGCTATTCTTTGTTTACAATTCCGGTTGCAGAAGGAGATTGGACTGTTATTTTAAGTACAGCAAAGAATGTTTGGGGTCATTACACCTACAAACAAGAAGAAGATGTAGTTAGAGTTTCTGGGGTTGTTTCTAATTCAGATGAAAGCATAGAAGCGTTTTCTATGATGTTTGATGAAGATATGACTTTAAAAATGGGTTGGGCCAATACAGTAGTTTCTGTACCAATTAGTGCAGAAACTTCAGAAGATTAA
- the feoB gene encoding ferrous iron transport protein B, whose product MSKTDIKVALIGNPNTGKTSLFNQLTGLNQKVGNYPGVTVDKKQGTSKLSSSQNALITDLPGTYSINPTSVDESIVLKTLLKKDIKESPDVILVVADVENLKRNLLLFSQIKDLEIPTVLAINMVDQMTKKGITIDLSALEKELNTEVVLISARKNQGIDNVKAAIIRCHVAAKASPLCGINSKIDPDYFSKLKEISPNYSLYELWLMVTQNNYPDTVSKEEKSKLLAFNQDVSKLKKYQHKETIYRYQEINKILKKTYIIDKSKATDVRAKLDKVFTHKIFGYAIFFLILLVIFQSIFDLATVPMDFIDATFAEFSDFVRNQLAPGVFTDLLAEGIIPGIGGVIIFIPQIAILFLFIAVLEETGYMSRVVFLMDKIMRRFGMNGKSVIPLISGTACAIPAIMATRTISSWKERLITILVVPFTTCSARLPVYAILISLVIPKTQIFGFLNLQGLVLLSLYGLGFATAIIAAYILHKTLKVKSKSFFVIEMPNYKLPSIKNVFFDVVEKTKAFVFGAGKIILALSIVLWFLASNGPESYKNAEKNTIENFANKSLNEDELNQKIASAKLENSYIGIMGKSIEPAIKPLGYDWKIGIALITSFAAREVFVGTLATIYSVGSDDEDTATIKEKMASEVNESGGKLFNFPVGMSLLVFYAFAMQCMATLAIVKRETKTWKWPLIQLFGMTGLAYISSFIIYQILS is encoded by the coding sequence ATGTCTAAAACCGATATAAAAGTTGCTTTAATTGGGAATCCTAACACAGGAAAAACATCACTATTTAATCAACTTACAGGTTTAAACCAGAAAGTTGGTAATTACCCAGGAGTAACTGTAGATAAAAAACAAGGTACAAGTAAGCTATCTTCTTCACAGAATGCTTTAATTACAGATCTACCAGGTACGTATAGTATAAACCCTACTTCTGTAGACGAAAGTATTGTTTTAAAAACCTTACTTAAAAAAGATATTAAAGAATCACCAGATGTAATTCTAGTAGTTGCAGATGTAGAGAATTTAAAAAGAAATTTATTACTTTTTTCACAAATAAAAGATTTAGAAATTCCGACGGTTTTGGCTATCAATATGGTAGATCAAATGACAAAAAAAGGAATTACTATTGATTTATCTGCACTAGAAAAAGAGCTAAATACAGAAGTTGTTCTAATTAGCGCAAGAAAAAATCAAGGAATAGACAACGTAAAAGCAGCAATTATTCGTTGTCATGTTGCAGCAAAAGCATCGCCTTTATGCGGAATAAATTCTAAAATTGATCCAGATTATTTTTCAAAATTAAAAGAAATTAGCCCAAATTATTCTTTGTATGAATTGTGGTTAATGGTTACTCAAAATAACTATCCAGATACCGTTAGTAAAGAAGAGAAGAGTAAACTTTTGGCTTTTAATCAAGATGTTTCTAAGTTGAAGAAATACCAACACAAAGAAACCATTTATCGTTATCAAGAAATTAATAAAATTTTAAAGAAAACATATATAATCGATAAAAGTAAAGCTACAGATGTAAGAGCAAAATTAGACAAGGTTTTTACACATAAAATCTTTGGTTATGCAATTTTCTTTCTAATTTTACTCGTTATTTTTCAATCTATATTCGATTTGGCAACCGTACCAATGGATTTTATTGATGCTACTTTTGCAGAATTCTCTGATTTTGTAAGAAACCAATTAGCACCAGGAGTTTTTACAGATTTATTGGCAGAAGGTATTATTCCGGGAATTGGTGGTGTTATTATTTTTATTCCACAAATAGCAATTTTATTCTTATTTATAGCTGTTTTAGAAGAAACTGGTTACATGAGTCGTGTGGTTTTTTTAATGGATAAAATTATGCGTCGTTTTGGTATGAATGGTAAAAGTGTTATCCCATTAATTTCTGGTACCGCTTGTGCAATACCTGCAATTATGGCAACCAGAACTATTTCTAGTTGGAAAGAGCGTTTGATAACTATTTTAGTAGTTCCGTTTACCACCTGTTCTGCGCGCCTACCAGTATATGCAATTTTAATATCTTTAGTTATTCCTAAGACTCAAATATTCGGATTTTTAAATTTGCAAGGTTTGGTTTTATTATCATTATATGGGTTGGGTTTTGCAACTGCTATTATAGCAGCGTATATTTTGCATAAAACATTAAAGGTAAAATCGAAGTCGTTTTTTGTCATAGAAATGCCGAATTACAAACTTCCTTCAATAAAAAATGTATTTTTTGATGTTGTAGAAAAGACAAAGGCATTTGTTTTCGGAGCAGGAAAAATAATTTTAGCACTGTCTATTGTGTTATGGTTTTTGGCTTCTAACGGACCAGAATCTTATAAAAATGCAGAAAAAAATACGATTGAAAATTTCGCTAATAAAAGTCTAAATGAAGACGAACTGAATCAAAAAATAGCATCTGCAAAATTAGAGAATTCTTATATTGGTATTATGGGTAAATCTATAGAACCTGCAATAAAACCTTTAGGATATGATTGGAAAATTGGTATTGCATTAATTACTTCTTTTGCAGCTCGTGAGGTTTTCGTAGGAACTTTAGCAACTATTTATAGTGTGGGGTCAGATGATGAAGATACCGCAACTATTAAAGAAAAAATGGCTTCTGAGGTAAATGAAAGTGGAGGCAAACTTTTTAACTTTCCTGTAGGAATGTCTTTGTTGGTTTTCTACGCTTTTGCCATGCAATGTATGGCAACTTTAGCGATTGTAAAGCGTGAAACTAAAACATGGAAATGGCCTTTAATTCAACTTTTTGGAATGACAGGATTGGCGTATATTTCCTCATTTATTATTTATCAAATATTAAGCTAA
- a CDS encoding FeoA family protein gives MSTIASLHIGEMGYISEESLDFIPLKLLEMGCLPGAEVELVQIAPLKDPLYICVNGSHLAIRKETASKIKILKANS, from the coding sequence TTGAGTACAATTGCATCTTTACACATTGGCGAAATGGGCTATATTTCTGAAGAATCTTTAGATTTTATTCCATTAAAATTATTAGAAATGGGTTGTTTACCTGGAGCAGAGGTAGAATTGGTGCAAATTGCGCCCTTAAAAGACCCTTTGTATATTTGCGTAAACGGAAGTCATTTGGCAATTAGAAAAGAAACAGCTTCAAAAATAAAAATCTTAAAAGCAAATTCGTAA
- a CDS encoding cupin-like domain-containing protein: MSLNLSQIDSVKTITKEAFIENYFKPQKPLVIEHFIEDWPAYSKWNLAYIKQVAGDKMVPLYDDRPVDFKDGFNEPHATMKMSEYVDLLKREPTKFRIFLWNILKEVPILQKDFKFPDFGLRLMKGLPMLFFGGTGSHTFMHYDIDLANIFHFHFEGKKEVILFDQNQNKYLYKVPYSLITREDIDFSNPDFKKWPALKKAKGYKTSLEHGHVLYMPEGYWHYMKYITPGFSMSLRAIARKPKNLSKAVYNVFVMRIIDTVMRKIKGQKWIDWKNKKAIISRK, translated from the coding sequence ATGAGTTTAAACTTATCTCAAATAGATAGTGTAAAAACAATTACCAAAGAAGCTTTTATAGAAAACTATTTTAAACCACAAAAACCTTTGGTTATAGAGCATTTTATTGAAGATTGGCCAGCATATTCTAAATGGAACCTAGCATACATAAAACAAGTTGCTGGAGATAAAATGGTGCCTTTGTATGATGATAGGCCTGTAGATTTTAAAGATGGTTTTAATGAGCCACATGCAACAATGAAAATGTCTGAATATGTAGATTTATTAAAGCGTGAACCTACAAAATTTAGAATTTTTCTATGGAACATTTTAAAAGAAGTACCCATTTTACAAAAAGATTTTAAGTTTCCAGATTTTGGTTTAAGATTAATGAAAGGTTTACCAATGTTGTTTTTTGGAGGAACAGGTTCTCATACTTTTATGCATTATGACATCGATTTAGCGAATATTTTTCACTTTCATTTTGAAGGAAAAAAAGAAGTTATTTTATTTGATCAAAATCAGAACAAGTATTTATATAAAGTTCCGTATTCTTTAATAACTAGAGAAGACATCGATTTTTCGAACCCTGATTTTAAGAAATGGCCCGCTTTAAAAAAAGCGAAAGGCTATAAAACAAGTTTAGAGCATGGGCATGTTTTGTATATGCCAGAAGGTTACTGGCATTATATGAAATATATAACCCCAGGTTTTTCTATGAGTTTAAGAGCTATTGCAAGAAAGCCAAAAAATTTATCTAAGGCAGTTTATAATGTTTTTGTAATGAGAATTATTGATACTGTTATGAGGAAAATTAAAGGCCAAAAATGGATTGATTGGAAGAATAAAAAAGCAATTATTAGCAGAAAGTAA
- a CDS encoding flotillin family protein produces MLNFIVLQTSQYAGLIGIGIAILFVFILLIAMIKRYKRCPSDRILVVYGKVSGGESAKCIHGGAAFIFPVIQDYEFLDLTPISIEVNLVNALSKQNIRVNVPSRFTIGISTEPGIMQNAAERLLGLGQNEIQDLAQEIIFGQLRLVVASMDIEEINNDRDKFLTNISQSVETELKKVGLKLINVNITDIVDESGYIEALGKEAAAHAINAARKSVAEKTRDGSIGEANAVQDERSQVAAANAKAVEGENTAKIAVANSDSLRRQREAEAERTAIASEKVQTANALKESYAAEQEAEVARAERERSSQLADIIVPAEIDKRKVEIDAEAQAENIRRIAKGEADAILFKAQAEAQGLYEILTKQAAGLDQIVKAAGNDSQNAALLLIADKLPELVKIQAEAIKNIKIDKVTVWENGGGKDGKTSTSNFISGMYKAVPPLQEMFNMAGMELPSYLKGKDIPTELPTEVIEAKDK; encoded by the coding sequence ATGCTAAATTTTATTGTATTACAAACTAGTCAATATGCCGGATTAATAGGAATCGGAATTGCAATTCTCTTCGTTTTTATATTGCTAATAGCAATGATAAAACGTTATAAAAGATGCCCATCAGACAGAATTTTGGTTGTTTATGGAAAAGTTAGTGGAGGTGAATCTGCTAAATGTATTCATGGTGGAGCCGCGTTTATTTTTCCTGTAATTCAAGACTATGAGTTTTTAGATTTAACACCAATTTCTATTGAAGTAAATTTGGTAAATGCACTTTCTAAGCAAAATATTCGTGTAAATGTACCCAGTAGATTTACAATTGGTATTTCTACAGAACCAGGAATTATGCAAAATGCAGCTGAAAGATTATTAGGTTTAGGGCAAAATGAAATTCAAGATTTAGCACAAGAAATTATATTTGGTCAATTACGTTTGGTAGTTGCATCGATGGATATTGAAGAAATTAATAATGATAGAGATAAGTTTTTAACGAACATTTCGCAAAGTGTAGAAACGGAATTAAAGAAAGTAGGTTTAAAGCTAATTAACGTAAATATTACAGATATTGTAGATGAATCTGGTTATATAGAAGCTTTAGGAAAAGAAGCCGCAGCACACGCAATTAACGCAGCAAGAAAATCTGTAGCAGAAAAAACTAGAGATGGTTCTATTGGTGAAGCAAACGCAGTACAAGATGAAAGAAGCCAGGTTGCGGCAGCAAACGCAAAAGCAGTTGAAGGAGAAAATACTGCAAAAATTGCGGTAGCAAATTCAGATTCTTTAAGAAGACAAAGAGAAGCAGAAGCAGAGCGTACGGCAATTGCATCAGAAAAAGTACAAACAGCAAATGCATTAAAAGAATCTTATGCAGCAGAACAAGAAGCTGAGGTTGCTAGAGCAGAAAGAGAGCGTTCTTCTCAATTAGCAGATATTATTGTACCTGCAGAAATTGATAAAAGAAAAGTAGAAATTGATGCAGAAGCACAAGCAGAAAATATTAGAAGAATTGCAAAAGGAGAAGCAGATGCAATTTTATTTAAAGCACAAGCAGAAGCGCAAGGTTTATATGAGATTTTAACAAAACAAGCCGCAGGTTTAGATCAAATTGTAAAAGCAGCAGGAAACGATTCTCAAAACGCAGCATTATTATTAATTGCAGATAAATTACCAGAATTAGTAAAGATACAAGCAGAGGCTATTAAAAATATTAAGATTGATAAAGTTACTGTTTGGGAAAATGGAGGTGGAAAAGATGGAAAAACATCAACCTCTAACTTTATTTCTGGAATGTATAAAGCAGTACCGCCATTACAAGAAATGTTTAATATGGCAGGTATGGAATTACCAAGTTATTTAAAAGGAAAAGATATTCCTACTGAACTACCTACAGAAGTTATTGAGGCTAAAGATAAATAG
- a CDS encoding SCO family protein: MEIKFFKKSIPTFIFLAVFSAVVIPIFYHLLKVDTKLKIYNPADVNPRLVDFSMKHITKDHTVADFELTNQNGETVTNKNYENKIYVADFFFTRCQTICIAMAYNMSELQDFYKNDAEIMFLSHSVTPVIDSVSVLKEYAERKGVINGKWNVTTGSKKHIYELARKSYFAVLDEGDGGENDFIHTEQFILVDKERRIRGYYDGTEKEDMLKLKKDIVLLKEEYASK; encoded by the coding sequence ATGGAGATTAAATTCTTTAAAAAATCGATTCCTACTTTTATATTTTTAGCAGTGTTTTCTGCGGTTGTTATTCCTATTTTTTATCATTTATTAAAGGTAGATACAAAGTTAAAAATTTACAATCCTGCAGATGTTAACCCAAGATTGGTAGATTTTTCTATGAAACACATTACCAAAGATCATACAGTTGCAGATTTTGAATTAACGAACCAGAATGGAGAAACTGTCACTAATAAAAATTATGAAAATAAAATTTACGTAGCAGATTTCTTTTTTACACGTTGCCAAACGATTTGCATTGCCATGGCATATAATATGAGTGAGTTACAAGATTTTTATAAAAATGATGCTGAGATTATGTTTCTTTCTCATTCTGTAACGCCTGTTATAGATAGTGTCTCTGTGCTAAAAGAATACGCAGAAAGAAAAGGAGTTATTAATGGTAAATGGAATGTTACTACAGGAAGTAAAAAACACATTTACGAACTTGCAAGAAAAAGTTATTTTGCTGTTTTAGATGAAGGTGACGGTGGTGAAAACGATTTTATTCACACAGAGCAATTTATTTTAGTAGACAAAGAAAGACGTATTCGTGGGTATTATGACGGTACCGAAAAAGAAGATATGTTAAAGTTGAAGAAAGATATTGTTTTGTTAAAGGAAGAATATGCTTCTAAATAA
- the bioB gene encoding biotin synthase BioB, with translation MSEIRHNWTKEEVLKIYNKPLMELLYEAATVHRKQHDPNVVQVSTLLSIKTGGCSEDCGYCPQAARYHTNVEGNDLMTVNQVKAQALRAKESGSSRVCMGAAWRNVKDGPEFDSVLDMVRTVNNLDMEVCCTLGMVTENQAKRLAEAGLYAYNHNLDSSEEYYKKVISTRGYQDRLDTIDNVRKTNVTVCSGGIIGMGENAEDRAGMLVALSTLNPQPESTPINALVAVEGTPLENEKPVEIWDMIRMVATTRIVLPETQVRLSAGRTNMSREGQAMCFFAGANSIFAGDKLLTTPNPDVNEDMQMFKLLGLKPQKAFTKKVQPETIAVENSKYKSLEERPKWTRPNHKIDRNEAAKQKGKILKG, from the coding sequence ATGAGTGAGATAAGACATAATTGGACAAAAGAAGAGGTCTTAAAAATTTATAATAAACCCTTAATGGAGTTGTTATATGAAGCTGCTACAGTTCATAGAAAACAACATGATCCTAATGTGGTGCAGGTATCAACTTTATTATCAATAAAAACAGGTGGTTGCTCTGAAGATTGTGGCTATTGCCCGCAAGCAGCAAGATATCATACCAATGTAGAAGGTAATGATTTAATGACTGTAAACCAGGTAAAGGCACAAGCGTTAAGAGCAAAAGAAAGTGGAAGTTCTAGAGTTTGTATGGGAGCTGCTTGGAGAAATGTAAAAGATGGGCCAGAATTTGATAGCGTTTTAGATATGGTGAGAACCGTAAATAATTTAGATATGGAGGTTTGTTGTACGTTAGGTATGGTAACCGAAAATCAGGCTAAAAGGTTGGCAGAAGCTGGTTTGTATGCATACAATCATAATTTAGATTCTTCTGAAGAATATTATAAGAAAGTAATTTCTACACGTGGTTATCAAGATCGTCTAGATACTATAGACAATGTGCGTAAAACAAACGTAACCGTTTGTTCTGGCGGAATTATTGGAATGGGCGAAAATGCAGAAGATAGAGCAGGAATGTTAGTTGCTTTGTCAACATTAAATCCGCAGCCAGAATCTACACCCATTAATGCCTTAGTTGCGGTTGAAGGAACTCCTCTAGAAAACGAAAAACCTGTAGAAATTTGGGACATGATTAGAATGGTTGCTACCACTAGAATTGTATTGCCAGAAACGCAAGTTCGTTTATCTGCTGGTAGAACTAACATGTCTAGAGAAGGACAAGCAATGTGTTTCTTTGCAGGAGCTAATTCAATTTTTGCTGGAGATAAGTTATTAACCACTCCAAACCCAGATGTAAATGAAGACATGCAGATGTTTAAATTATTAGGTTTAAAACCTCAAAAAGCATTTACTAAAAAAGTTCAACCAGAAACAATTGCTGTAGAAAATTCTAAGTATAAATCTTTAGAAGAAAGACCAAAATGGACTAGACCAAACCATAAAATTGATAGAAATGAAGCAGCAAAACAAAAAGGTAAGATTCTAAAAGGTTAA
- the rseP gene encoding RIP metalloprotease RseP, giving the protein MEILIKASQFILSLSLLIVLHELGHFIPAKLFKTRVEKFYLFFDYKFSIFKKKIGDTVYGIGWIPLGGYVKISGMIDESMDTEQMALPPQPWEFRSKPAWQRLIIMLGGVFVNFVLGIFIYIMLMWGYGERYLPNENVKDGVWVQDSLAMSLGIKNGDKILTVDGLKIKKFSSLTLEFINGNNYQIERNGEVLDKEIPEDFISQLMDRGKDAGAILHPRYPFAIASISEESPNKNSNIKAKDIVIAINGNPIKYFDEAQNQLDKYKNQDISITVKRGNETEEVAVKVTEDGKLGVGILILPFKDLEKLGYYTLADKEYTFAEAIPAGWNKSWKTLTDYIKQLKKIFNPSTGAYKGLGGFISIGSIFPDEFSAESFWNITAFLSIMLGFMNLLPIPALDGGHVVFTLWEMITGRKPGDKFLEYAQVIGFILLIALLLFANGNDIFRLFK; this is encoded by the coding sequence ATGGAAATATTAATAAAAGCATCTCAATTTATACTAAGTTTATCTTTACTAATTGTTTTGCACGAATTAGGGCACTTTATCCCTGCGAAATTATTTAAAACAAGAGTAGAAAAATTCTACTTATTCTTCGATTATAAATTCTCAATTTTCAAGAAAAAAATTGGCGACACTGTTTATGGTATCGGTTGGATTCCTTTAGGAGGTTACGTGAAAATCTCTGGTATGATTGACGAAAGTATGGATACCGAGCAAATGGCTTTACCACCACAACCTTGGGAGTTTCGTTCTAAACCTGCGTGGCAGCGTCTAATTATTATGTTAGGTGGTGTTTTTGTAAACTTCGTTTTAGGTATTTTTATCTACATTATGTTAATGTGGGGTTACGGTGAAAGATATTTACCAAACGAAAATGTAAAAGATGGTGTTTGGGTACAAGATTCTCTAGCGATGAGTTTAGGAATTAAAAATGGTGATAAAATTTTAACGGTTGATGGTCTAAAAATAAAAAAGTTTTCTAGTTTAACTTTAGAGTTTATCAATGGAAATAACTATCAAATTGAAAGAAATGGTGAAGTTTTGGATAAAGAAATTCCAGAAGATTTTATTTCTCAATTAATGGATAGAGGTAAAGATGCAGGTGCTATTTTACACCCACGTTATCCTTTTGCAATTGCAAGTATTTCTGAAGAATCTCCAAATAAAAACTCTAACATAAAAGCAAAAGATATTGTTATTGCTATTAACGGAAACCCTATAAAATATTTTGATGAAGCTCAAAATCAATTAGATAAATATAAAAACCAAGATATTTCTATTACGGTAAAAAGAGGCAATGAAACAGAAGAAGTTGCTGTTAAGGTTACTGAAGACGGTAAATTAGGAGTTGGCATTTTAATATTACCTTTTAAAGATTTGGAAAAATTAGGGTATTATACTTTAGCAGACAAAGAATACACATTTGCAGAAGCAATTCCTGCTGGTTGGAACAAATCTTGGAAGACGCTTACAGATTACATAAAACAATTAAAGAAAATATTTAACCCAAGTACAGGTGCTTATAAAGGTTTGGGAGGTTTTATTTCTATTGGAAGTATTTTTCCTGATGAATTTAGCGCAGAATCTTTCTGGAACATTACCGCTTTTCTTTCTATTATGCTAGGTTTTATGAACTTGCTACCAATTCCTGCTTTAGATGGTGGTCATGTAGTATTTACCCTTTGGGAAATGATTACAGGTAGAAAACCTGGAGATAAATTTTTAGAATATGCACAAGTAATTGGCTTTATTCTTTTAATTGCCTTATTACTATTTGCAAACGGAAATGATATTTTTAGACTTTTTAAATGA